The Streptomyces sp. NBC_01439 genome contains the following window.
GAAGCCGGGGGAGCGGCCCTCCACAAGACGAACACCGCCCTCGACGAGGTCGAGAGCGGCATCTTCGCGGGCCTGTCGGCCGCGGAGCGCGACCTCCTGCGCGGCCTCCTCGACCGGGTCAACATCTCGGCCGAGGACTTCAGCTGCGGCGATTAGCCGCCCGGGCGGAGGATCCTCAAGTCCGCGGGGAACCCGTCACGGCGGCGGCGCCGACCGCGTCCTCCAGGGTGCGGGCGGTCCGTTCCGCCGTCGCACGGGCCCACGCACCGCTCGTTGCCGCGCCCACGACCAGGACGAGCAGCCCGCAGATCGTGATGATCCACCAGGCCGGTTGGGCCGCGCCCGAGAAGTCCGAGCCGTTCGCCAGCCCGGCCGCCAGCACCGAGCCGATCACCGCGACGCCCAGGGTGCCGCCGGTCTGCCGACTGGTGGAGGCGATGGCTGCCGCCACCCCGGCCTGGGAGCGCGGCATCCCGGACACCGCCGTATTGGTGATCGGTGCGTTCACCATGCCGAAGCCGAGCCCGAACAGCATGTACCCGGTGAACAGGAGCGGGTTGGACGTCTCGGCCTCGAACAGGGCGAACAGCAGCCCGCTCGACACCATGGCCACCCCCGCGATCAGTAGGCAGATCCGCGGCCCCCGACTGCCCACCAGCCGCCCGGCCAGCGGCGCGAACAGGACGGTCAGCCCGGCCATCGGCAGCATGTAGAGCCCCGCGTGCAGGGCGCTGAGCCCCCGTACGTCCTGGAGGTACAGCGTGTTCAGGAAGAGGAAGCCGGCCAGCCCGGCGAAGGCGCTGATCGCGATCACGGTCGACCCGCTGAAGGGCGCGCTCCGGAAGAACCGGAGATCGATCAGCGGCTCCTTGCGGCGGGGCTCGTAGACCAGCAGCCCCAGGAACGCGGCCACGGCCACCACCGCACACCCCACGATCAGCGGCGAGCGCCAGCCGGCGGCCGGTGCTTCGATGATCCCGTACGTCAGACTGCCCAGCAGGGCGATCACCAGCACCTGCCCCAGCGGGTCCGGACGGCGCGGCCGGGCCGCCCTGGACTCGGGGATGTGCCGCAAGGTCAGCGCGAACGCCGCCAGACCGATCGGCAGATTGATCAGGAAGATCGAGCGCCAGCCCACGGAGTCCACCAGCACCCCGCCGATCAGGGGACCCGCCGCCATGGAAACGCCCCCGACCGCACCCCACACGCCGATGGCCCGGGCCCGCTCGGCGGGATCGGTGAAGGTGTTGGTGATGATCGACATCGCCACCGGGTTGAGCATCGCGCCGCCCACCGCCTGCACCATCCGGAAGACGACGAGCCAGTCGAGGCTGGGGGCG
Protein-coding sequences here:
- a CDS encoding MFS transporter, whose amino-acid sequence is MIEPSPRQRTLVLAICCMSLLIVSLDNTVLNVALPSMRRDLDASVSGLQWSIDAYTLVLASLLMLAGSTADRIGRRKVFVAGLVAFTGGSLLCSLAPSLDWLVVFRMVQAVGGAMLNPVAMSIITNTFTDPAERARAIGVWGAVGGVSMAAGPLIGGVLVDSVGWRSIFLINLPIGLAAFALTLRHIPESRAARPRRPDPLGQVLVIALLGSLTYGIIEAPAAGWRSPLIVGCAVVAVAAFLGLLVYEPRRKEPLIDLRFFRSAPFSGSTVIAISAFAGLAGFLFLNTLYLQDVRGLSALHAGLYMLPMAGLTVLFAPLAGRLVGSRGPRICLLIAGVAMVSSGLLFALFEAETSNPLLFTGYMLFGLGFGMVNAPITNTAVSGMPRSQAGVAAAIASTSRQTGGTLGVAVIGSVLAAGLANGSDFSGAAQPAWWIITICGLLVLVVGAATSGAWARATAERTARTLEDAVGAAAVTGSPRT